The genomic window ttttcatattttagttGTCGCAAAGTTTTTCTTTCACATTCGCATTCCggcgcgttttttttttttgttttttagtcaCATGTTATTTACGGTAaactttgtgtttgttgtagtAGTTGCTTTGGGCCATATTTTATGTAACACTCCTTTCAACTTTTCCAGTGTGAGATTGTGAGAttctattcttcttcttcttaattggcgtagaaaccgcttaagcgattatagccgagttaacaacagcgcgccagtcgtttcttcttctcgctacgtggatgggatttttacaatggataagaatatcgaagaaagaatCATTGCGAATATGGGAAAAGGCTTACGGGGAttcaatttaatcaaaaatacaagtctacgagtggtacaaagcctttaaagacggttgagagatcgttgaagtcTGATCGTTCAGAATGATCGGCCGCTTTACCtgatgcaaatattaaaaaaagtgaaggatacgGTGCTTGAActtcgtcaggcaagtgttggagagttggcaagagagctcgacaacTGTCGTGAGTctattcgaatgattttgggtatgaaatgcaaGCTTGATCGACTCGTCTCGGTAAAGccgttttttgtttaaagagtaccgtaaactaGTCTCTTTGGGCATGCTGGATGGCGCgaattccgattccacattcaAGGGAGCATTACAACTGCCGATGAGTTTGTGAGTTTGGCGTGTACACCAGTCAACAATCATCCGAATGGATGGAAAAAAATGAGtcgaaatcaaacaaaaaaaagtacaatACTGGTATAGCCCTTTAAATGCCTTAAAGAGATGAAGCCGGATTTTTTGGCCAACGTGTCTAGCCAAATCAAGAAAAATTcgattatatatattcttttgcGAATTGAATTGAGCTTCCTTATTGAGTTTGTGAGGTGACAGTACCCACTCACGAACAACTTCGTTGAGCATGAACACGCACCTGAAAAGTAATCGAATTTCGCTTCAGaggctatatacatacacacatacatttacatatgccGTCTAGTTGAGACTGCAACACTGCGGAAACCATCAATTTTATTTGAGGTAGCTAAACAAGCATGAACCCGTacagaaacaataacaataacaactaagTATATGTTCCTAGATGGCAACGTGCTTAAGTCGCTTAGTAGACAACAACCGGATGTAAACAACGTCAACTGGGGTGAAACCCGTAGTCGCTGGCAAGCTGTTGAGCAGGAAGCACTGGGAAAACAAAGACAAAAAACACcgtaaacacaaaaaatacaaaaacattgtGTCTGCGATTCAATCGCGGTGAAGCCGATGGTTGACTTTTGCTCTTTTTATTGAGTGGCTGAGTTGGTAAATTACATTATCAATTTTAAAGCTCAGATTTGAGCGTTTTTACAAGTGAGTAGTCGTCGCGAACGGCAAAGAGAAGAGCACAAGAAACtgacatttatttgtatgtttgttggcAAGAACGTAGCAGATGCACAGCCTTGAGGATTACCCACCGTCACACCTTAGAACACCTTTAGCGCCAGCATCAtcaatgttattattattgtttcttCATGCGTCGAGAAAACTTTGTCTGCCAAGTTGGCGGAGCTGCCGCTGGCTATCGAGTCACCCACCTCTTCAACGGGCGTGCGCATACCAGAAGGCTTAGAGAACCCCGCATATACTCGTACCCtacacacaacacacacacgcattcgTGCAAATATAAAATGCCGACATTTATTAGCTCtgttatttttgctgttttggTTTGTGCACTTTTCCCTGCATTTCTTACAAATATTCATTCCAAAACATAGTACATACTCTGCAAGGGAATTCCACTAGTCAAAGCTTGTGTATTTGAATGCAAATATTAGTTTTTGTGATcgtttactttatttaaaatttaaacacttAGGTTATGTCAGGCTTTGGACTCCATATATGAGTAGAGATGCGCGGTCCtagaatattaaatttaagtaagcgcaccgttagttctggtTTCTcaggataaggaagcgaagcaaatgggtctggtagtgaacgggtaagacaaaatatcttctgccatcaaacaaacagtcgtcacacccgcgtcttggctcccacgtcaatgttgacagtcacaacttcaaagtcgtagataagTTTCGTTTATATTGGAACCatcactaacaacaacaacaatgtcagcctcgaaatccaacgcagagtaactcttgccaacagttgtTATatcggattgagtaggcaattgagaagtagagtcctttctcgacgaacaaagaccaaactctacaagtcactcattattcccgtccctACATATATGGTGCACAAGCATGGACAAgagatgacaacatctgatgagtcgacgaaGATTCTGCGGTACatttatgttcctttgcgctttggcaacgacgaatatcgcattcaatagaacgatgagctgtacgagttataagACGATATTatcagcggctacgctggcgagGTCATGccgtccaaatggatgaaaacattccagctctgaaagtattggacgcagtacctgccgagGAAGccgaggaagagaaagacctccactccatagGTAAGCtcagttggagaaggacctggctacatttggaatctccgattggcgtcaaatagcgaaaaggaagaacgaatggagcgctgttgttaactcggctataaccgcgttagaggcgtctatgccaataaagaagaagcttTTTACCTTGACTCAATAAATCGTCAAAGAATTACTTCCTCATATATTTATAGGTTTAGCGAGAGGGCATTTTAGCATACAAGACGGAACGGCGTTGCTCACAGTCCTCTTCAAAAAAGTAGAAGCATTCGCAAAACCTTTTCGAGAGGCAGCACCCACCACTTTCAAACATTTATCATTTGGCTCCATGCAGCCGTGGTTCCGTGGCCAACAACAATGCCGAGTTTTGCAACAATGTTTTGCCAGAACTTGTTGCATGCACAATGGCACAATGGCAAATTGCTGGTGTTGATTGTTGCAAGTTTGCAAGCGCTTAAGTTCCGAAATGTGTAGCGTTCATTTGCATTGTTGCAAACTTGTAAGACTTCCCGGTAAAATGTCGGCTCTTTTGTTGCTCTGACATAGCATACATTGTGGCATAATAAAGTGTTGCATTTTAATGCTCATTAGCGTCAGAAAGCTTTCGAGTAAAGCGAACAATTATTATTGTGGCCGATGGCGTGCCAAGACGTATatgaaatattcatatttgcCAATTCTCATAAGAACTTTGtggataaattatttttttttttaattgttcaacTATGCTGGGAGAGAGGGCGCACTATTGTGAAGGAAGTCatgatttatttaataactgtttaattacaaatattaaactaTTTTAGCTTAACAATGAACTTTTAGAGTATACTTAGCAGTGATCAACCAAATAATCTGAAGTCAAAACATCATTACCAAAAGTTggttattaaacaaatttgttgaTGGCGAAATGTTTTTCAGATTCCTTGCGGTAactagccgagtttacaacagcgcgccagtcgttctttctttttgcTGTTAGGCATCAcgtgtagccaggtctttctcgaCCTGGTCGTTCCAACGGAGTataggtcttcctcttccgctGTTTTCCCcgtcgggtactgcgtcgaatactctcagtgGTGGAGGGTTTTTACttattcggatgacatgacctagccaaagtagctgctgtctcttcattctctgaactatgtcaaggtcgtcgtatatctcgtacagctcatcgttacatCGACTGCGGTtttcgccgttgtcaatgcgcaaaggactataaattttccacagaacctttctcttgaaaacttgcaacgttgactcatcagatgttgtcatcgtccatgcctctgaaccatataacaggacggtgATAATaagtaagagttattctgcgttggatttcgagtctGATATTGTCGTAGCGGTTAATGCTAGTACCAAGATAGACGGAATTGTCTAAGACTTTGAAGTTACAACTACCAACAGTGACGATTTGGGATTTGTGGATTGGccagaacacacttaaattctagtTGACGAGCATGCTTTTATAATTTACGGGTTTGGTATTTTTAGAATTTCTGAATTTAAGATTTCATGAATTTTAAGTTAACATATTCTCTTTATACCAGAAAAATAAGTCCTGCATGTGAACTAGCGCGggtcgtttttttttctataatatcgcttatgttctacggatcattctgagcAACTTTGACTATGGGTCTGAAATAGATTTcaagccagcgatttttaaggcgaaatttaaaaaatcttaatactCGGTTTTATGGGCGATATGTAATATAATTGTCCGATATTGCCGATTCGGCCAAATGATAATTTAATATCGAAATGTATCTCCTTATTAAATTCCtttcggatatctcaaaaactgacgaagaaATGTTTAGGATCCCTAAAAAATTCGCCTTAAAATCGGTGGTTCGAAACCAGTTTCAGAAGCATAGTCTCtaaggcaaagttgttcagaataatTCGTAGAATATTTGCCGCATATGCAACTTCTTCGTTTTTTGGCTTCCTGTAATCATCCCGCTCTaatgtatttactttttatctTTACTGTTATGCTACCCATAAAGAAAGCACTTGCTCTTTCACACAGCATTTTCGATTTGTTTCCGAAAAATCTAATCTAACTCACGCACGAATTTAAGCAGgtgggtatgtacatacatacatacgtataaatatatttatttaataattaacacACTTCCATTATTAAGTATCATTCTAACCATAATAAAGAGATCACTAACTGGATCACCGCACGATGGGCTcgtttcaaaaacaatttttgttttcatctgctaattgaaaattaaatatttgtttggtgACCAGCAATTTGTAGTTAAATTCCATGAACTTCCGTGACTTCTTCGCCCACTCAATTGAGTATCAAAATTCTGTGAGAATATAAGGGCATTGCTCGTCTGGTCGAGGGCTCATTTCTTTAGCACTCGGCAGTGTGCGATATTCTTTTGATTACCAACAATCTAACGGTTCGGCGGTGTTTAGCTTTGATTGGTTAGTTAATGGGTGTATAGAATGAAGCTGATAGAAATTCTTTTGACGTGCTTCCTGCTCCGCTTGTATTGTATAAGTGCAAGCGTGCATAGCATAAGTGTCGGGGCGAATTTGACAGATTTCATGCATGTCCGCAAGAAGAGGTCCCTGATATTTAACGGCAGCGGATCAGTAAAGGTGAACGGTGTActataaacaacaataaaacattttgaaatatacaaGAAGTGAAAACAATGTATAATGCTTCaaaattgataaataataatttcgacaCGAGAGGCACTACCGGAGATTCTTCATTGCTTATGTAGATGTGCGAAATAAAGTGAATATTATCAGGATGAAAACAATGCTCATCGCAAATATAATTTCACTTGAGTTATATCTTTGACAGTAGTGGTGATATTTCGGAAGTCGAACCTTTTCCATTTGATTTATGGTCGATGTTATCGAATTTAAATGATTTCCAAGCAATTCGTGATTTTAGGGATTATTCTTTTGCCCACCTATtgttaatacaatttttgtgagCACGATGagagaaaactaaaaaagtgaaatgaagagCAAGCTCAAACGAATGGAGAgagagatattttttttattttatttaagtataaaagAGACGGATATGATACGAAAACTAGACCCCTAGTATTTAGAAGTGTAAATTGCTGAGTTTCTTGCATGATTCAATTATATAAGGTTCTAAGTAACACTTAAACAGAAAATGTATCTGAAAAAGAAAACTCAACTGATTTTGACATTGTGGATACAAAAACTTCTTTCGTAAGAACGCTCCATGTCGATAGAACCTGTTATCAAATGAATCATGATTTCCTGAGtctgcttattttattttatgctcaCTGACATTATTATTTTCTCAACAGTTATCCGTTGGTCCATCGGGACAAGTTGACTTAGCCGACCCGATTACATGGCGATCGCTTGTTTGTTCGTACAGTCTTCAAGGCGGCCAATATTCTATGCCCTCTTCTCCACTATATCCGTGGGACAAATGGGAGGATACCTTCGCGCGCAAATCTAGGCTTTTACATAACAGTCAGCCTGAACTCGCCGCCTATACTTATGAAGCAGACGAATCACGACTGTTCTTTTACACTTTGCTGGAGACATTAATGAGTCAACGTGGAGTTGACGGTCGACAGTGCTTGCTGCGCTCCATATGTCAAAATGCACAAGTGGACCAACATGTGGGGTTGTTGTCGGAAATTCTGGATACTGTGCTCACGTATGTACTTTGAATAGAAGAATGATCTCATTCGATTATAACTCATTGATACATTGTTATAGGCCCGGCATGGAAGACTTGGACAAGAGTTATCAGCGAGCGCGGGAGGCTGGTGTTGCTGGGGCCGATTGCTTGAAATTATTCGCCGATTGTCCGGAAGGTCTCAATTGGTTGGATACCTATTTGGACTACTTTTAGTATGCAAAAAACATTGATGAAGTACTTAAGGTCGCTGCAACGGGAGGCTAATTATTTATGATtgcaaaaaggaaaatatttgggatatttaagatatttatgcttagaagaCTTAGACTTTAAAATCTTGGACGGGTTATGGTAGATATGTTACTTTTGTTGGTAGCTGTtcggaataaaaattaatagacaaaatatatagtacatacatatagatctGGTACAAATTGTACATTTCTATAAATATCCAAAGATGTATCtctgaaaatctggtcgattgtaGATCTTCCTGGTTTAAAGCTACACTgacaaggtccaatcagtttgtttacggtgagctttaatctttcacagaatACGCTCTATTGAACCctgtatgcgatgttgaggaggcttatcccatggtagttggcgcagattatggggtctcgctttttgtggattgggcagagcgcacttaaattccaatcatcgggcatgctttcgtccgacaatattctacaaagaagctcatccatgctccttatcatttcttcgccgtcgtgtttaagtagctcggccggcagtccaTCGGTCCCTGACGCTTTGTTTCAGactggtaattgctattcgaagtGCTTCATGGTCGGACGATGGAACAAACGTTCAATTGGGGACTGGAGAAGTGTCCATCCATAATTTGAGTATGCTAGCTCTGAGGTTCTACAAGACTATGCTCCGCTCTTAAAACCATCTGTTAGTCgccacatcttttcgtagaattttcgagcattacgcCTGTCAAGAAacacattattttaataaaacccagatacattttgaaaatattaaaatttacaaagctCCAAAGGATGCTGACTCTGACTTTGCAATTCCCAAATGCTTTTTTGGGTTTAAGTAACTCGGTGTGTTCTTTGTGCGGTGTCATTCACTTGCGTTTGGCAGCCCCTCCGACTGCATGCGAACACTTTGggtttttctttcttcttcacCGACTCACGTGTGAATAGATATATGCTTATGTgctatattcatacatatataatgtaatCGCATGCATGGATGTGAGCCCTCACGTACCGAATACGTAAGCCGCTGCATGCCGCAAATTTGTTGTGCGCTTCCACCATCGGAGCTGAAATTCAGAGCGGGGCATCTTTTGTTGTGCAAATAACCGCTGTATGTTTTGTGTCGCGTGACATTTACCCCTTTTTGCTTTCCTGCTGCCTTCTTTTGTTGCTTAGTTGCATATTTCGTCGCAGCTCGTTCGGCGCTGTGCGCCATGGTGCGCGATTTTTTGCCAGAATTCTTAGGCGTGCATGCAAACTTGCATTTGTTTGCGAATTCTTTTGTTACAGGGGAATGTCTGGAATATTTGCATTTCAGTTAATATTTTACGTGCACGGCTTTGGGGAAATTTGATCAACTGCACTGTCACAAGCCGAATTGTTGCCGATTTTGAACTTGTAACCGCAAGTCGTGGCATGTATGCTATACtcgtatgtttattttttaaaactaaataattgCACGACATTAAATTGTGTTTGAAATGTTCACGATTATGGTTTTTGAATCTCAATGCAACTGAGGGAGG from Bactrocera tryoni isolate S06 chromosome 5, CSIRO_BtryS06_freeze2, whole genome shotgun sequence includes these protein-coding regions:
- the LOC120778802 gene encoding uncharacterized protein LOC120778802, whose protein sequence is MKLIEILLTCFLLRLYCISASVHSISVGANLTDFMHVRKKRSLIFNGSGSVKLSVGPSGQVDLADPITWRSLVCSYSLQGGQYSMPSSPLYPWDKWEDTFARKSRLLHNSQPELAAYTYEADESRLFFYTLLETLMSQRGVDGRQCLLRSICQNAQVDQHVGLLSEILDTVLTPGMEDLDKSYQRAREAGVAGADCLKLFADCPEGLNWLDTYLDYF